In a genomic window of Amphiprion ocellaris isolate individual 3 ecotype Okinawa chromosome 13, ASM2253959v1, whole genome shotgun sequence:
- the pcdh20 gene encoding protocadherin-20, whose product MGHGTPDNMTWTGLLQNLLFLVHIKQIICGSVHFSVPEELEPGTLVGSLSKHFPPPYKLLTQEYLWMDKNTGNLYTSEQKMDREALCPEETKAEECIILHNAVVAASGDLIQFPVIIEDINDNTPHFENSEIHLRVSEDVTVGTSFLLDGQAQDRDIGHNGELQYHLKGSNGVFSLKVEEDRPLIMLVVQTALDRETRELYEMQLVATDRGTDPLSATATLMVTVTDVNDNCPSFSSDSPRSVTIPGDSPKNMMVAQVKATDPDTGPNAAIIYSLSPRVSKRAKELFSVDSLTGYIRLTQDLQSDNTEELVLKVFASGHHCPPADIQVTVSVLPKAKQELMIKIGFIAEHQNQTMVLPENQPPTVLAVLELEGDSNFKDSSLAIEGEVPFTLSPQNGKYLLSTSKPLDYEMKSEHHISVVMHGRSAEGTAIAPSRHVIRVLVLDVNDNAPHFFQSHYQLEVEENNQPGMSLLRVSASDADSGYNGRVTYRLDKYTSTIFNIDSVTGQLSVSAPLDREQQGAHNLTVFVQDSGSPPLESRATVFIRVLDQNDNAPVFLTPHFIFFIPENVPPFAQVGKIEVKDPDEGENGNTELHVVNSSGLFSVDNTQRTLRTTSNLDRETKDCYELYLLASDHGHLATLTSTARVTIFVEDINDNQPKVILPSSNSSCLTVSPGTMAGTMVTKIYAIDEDSGLNSEITYSVVAPEPVQNSSPFLVDSRSGNITLSHQLLHKDLGMHHLFIVVRDGGKPAPLYATVWVNLLVNDSMEPCHLDRAPTWTGTPDLVQNPSKAPICEVETTRSAQVTLLIGLGMMLASICLLVVTAVFYLKQRRRSPKQHKRSYTEENEIPLRLKGKYYSDE is encoded by the exons ATGGGCCATGGGACTCCTGATAATATGACCTGGACTGGACTCCTGCAG AATCTGCTCTTTCTGGTCCACATCAAACAGATCATATGTGGCTCTGTCCACTTTTCTGTCCCAGAGGAGTTGGAGCCTGGCACTCTGGTCGGATCACTTAGTAAACACTTTCCACCTCCATACAAGCTCCTGACCCAAGAGTATCTGTGGATGGACAAAAACACTGGGAATTTGTACACCAGTGAGCAAAAGATGGATCGCGAGGCCCTCTGCCCTGAGGAGACAAAAGCTGAGGAATGCATTATTCTGCACAATGCTGTCGTGGCGGCCTCAGGAGACCTTATACAGTTTCCTGTGATCATAGAGGACATCAATGACAATACACCGCATTTTGAAAATAGTGAAATCCACCTGAGGGTGTCTGAGGATGTGACTGTGGGGACCAGTTTTTTACTGGATGGCCAGGCTCAGGACAGAGATATTGGTCATAACGGAGAGCTGCAGTACCACCTTAAAGGATCCAATGgtgttttcagtttaaaagtGGAAGAAGACAGGCCTTTAATCATGCTGGTTGTACAAACAGCTCTAGACAGGGAGACACGGGAGCTGTATGAGATGCAGCTGGTGGCCACTGATCGTGGCACAGACCCTTTAAGTGCAACAGCAACTTTAATGGTCACAGTGACAGATGTTAATGACAACTGTCCGAGCTTTAGTTCTGACAGCCCCCGCAGTGTCACCATCCCGGGAGACTCCCCAAAGAACATGATGGTCGCTCAGGTCAAAGCCACAGACCCAGATACAGGCCCGAACGCTGCCATCATTTACTCCCTCAGTCCCAGAGTCTCCAAGCGGGCCAAGGAGCTGTTTAGTGTCGACAGCCTCACTGGGTACATCAGACTAACACAAGACCTCCAGAGTGACAACACCGAGGAGCTGGTGTTGAAAGTTTTTGCTAGCGGCCATCACTGCCCCCCAGCAGACATTCAGGTAACTGTATCCGTGCTCCCCAAGGCGAAGCAGGAGCTGATGATCAAGATCGGGTTCATAGCGGAGCATCAAAACCAGACTATGGTGTTACCAGAGAACCAGCCCCCCACCGTCTTAGCTGTTTTAGAGCTTGAGGGTGACAGCAACTTTAAAGACTCGTCTCTTGCCATCGAGGGTGAAGTGCCTTTCACTTTGAGCCCACAGAATGGCAAATATCTGCTTTCCACATCAAAGCCCCTCGACTATGAGATGAAAAGTGAACATCATATCTCTGTGGTAATGCATGGGAGATCGGCTGAAGGAACTGCGATCGCTCCTTCTAGGCATGTGATCAGGGTGTTGGTGTTAGATGTCAATGATAATGCTCCACATTTCTTCCAATCTCACTAtcagctggaggtggaggaaaACAACCAGCCAGGAATGTCTCTGCTGCGGGTGTCAGCTTCAGACGCAGACAGCGGCTACAACGGCAGAGTAACTTACAGGCTGGACAAATACACATCGACCATCTTTAACATCGACTCTGTGACAGGTCAACTGTCTGTGTCAGCTCCACTGGACAGGGAACAGCAGGGTGCACACAATCTCACTGTGTTTGTGCAAGATAGTGGTTCTCCTCCCTTGGAGTCCAGAGCCACAGTGTTCATTCGTGTTCTGGATCAGAATGACAACGCACCTGTTTTTCTAACCCCTCACTTCATCTTTTTCATTCCTGAAAATGTGCCGCCATTCGCCCAGGTGGGGAAGATAGAGGTGAAAGACCCAGACGAAGGTGAGAATGGGAACACAGAGTTGCATGTTGTAAACAGCAGTGGACTTTTTTCTGTGGACAACACTCAGAGGACACTACGTACCACCAGTAACTTGGACCGTGAGACAAAGGACTGCTATGAACTCTACCTGTTGGCCAGCGATCACGGACACCTGGCCACTTTGACTTCCACTGCCAGAGTTACCATCTTTGTGGAGGACATCAATGACAACCAGCCAAAAGTGATCCTTCCCAGCAGCAACTCCTCATGCCTGACTGTCTCTCCAGGTACCATGGCAGGTACTATGGTTACAAAGATCTATGCCATCGATGAGGACTCGGGGCTGAATTCAGAGATTACATACTCTGTTGTGGCACCGGAGCCTGTGCAAAACAGCAGCCCCTTCCTGGTCGATTCAAGGTCAGGGAACATCACTTTAAGTCATCAGCTTCTACATAAAGACCTAGGAATGCATCACCTGTTCATTGTAGTCAGAGATGGGGGGAAACCAGCTCCTCTTTACGCCACTGTCTGGGTTAATCTGTTAGTCAATGACAGCATGGAGCCCTGCCACTTGGACAGAGCGCCCACCTGGACAGGGACACCTGACTTGGTTCAGAACCCTTCAAAGGCTCCCATCTGTGAGGTGGAAACAACCAGATCTGCACAAGTGACACTGCTAATAGGCCTGGGTATGATGCTGGCATCCATATGTTTGCTTGTGGTGACAGCTGTTTTTTACCtgaaacagaggagaagaagtcCAAAACAGCACAAGAGGAGCTACACTGAGGAGAATGAGATTCCACTCAGGCTCAAAGGCAAATATTACTCTGATGAATAA